Proteins from a single region of Eublepharis macularius isolate TG4126 chromosome 9, MPM_Emac_v1.0, whole genome shotgun sequence:
- the UCN3 gene encoding urocortin-3, with translation MAHPKLLLLLLVLFAARTGLNLKLYKAESIFSCINAALSEAKKGFPEENSLLEKRSFKFSPDKDASSEDDEEEAKEEEDKEKRTFPAITRYKYLAQTQGKGKVYQGQAKSDRRTKFTLSLDVPTNIMNILFDIAKAKNLRAKAAANAHLMAQIGRRK, from the coding sequence ATGGCTCATCCCAAGCTCCTACTCCTTCTGTTGGTCCTATTTGCAGCCAGGACGGGCCTAAACCTCAAGTTGTACAAAGCCGAGTCCATCTTCAGCTGCATCAACGCCGCCCTGTCAGAGGCCAAGAAGGGGTTCCCCGAGGAGAACTCCCtcctggagaagaggagcttcaAGTTCTCACCGGACAAGGATGCCTCCTCTGAGGACGATGAAGAGGAGGCCAAGGAAGAGGAAGACAAAGAGAAAAGGACGTTCCCGGCCATCACCCGCTACAAATACCTGGCCCAGACACAGGGGAAGGGCAAAGTCTACCAAGGGCAGGCCAAGAGCGACCGGCGCACCAAGTTTACCCTCTCCCTCGACGTCCCGACCAATATCATGAACATCCTCTTTGACATCGCCAAGGCCAAGAACCTGAGGGCGAAGGCAGCCGCCAATGCCCACCTGATGGCTCAGATCGGCCGGCGGAAGTGa